From the Hevea brasiliensis isolate MT/VB/25A 57/8 chromosome 13, ASM3005281v1, whole genome shotgun sequence genome, the window TAAGAATTTCTCTGCCAGCATAACATTTCTCTGCAACACCTCTCTTTGCCTACTGCTGCATGAAACCTTTTCCCAAGCATCATCACTAAAGCACTTTTCAAATGCAACCTTAAACTCAGCTTGGTTGAATATGAGGCTTCTCATTCCTTTACGTGATGTGAGGAAGCCAGATATCCATTCTTCTGGTATATAATTCCAGACAGGAACTGCCCTGTTCACATTGCTTCGTGAATATGAATTTTCTATCCCTTCCATCTCTCATAAGCCTCCTCGTGAGAACTGCCAAGTTCAATACTCGCACTATATCATCTCTTCACAATGCCATGTAACTTGTCAAGAATCCTCCAAGTTACAGCATCAGGGGCCAGACCATTCTTTTGCATTTCTTTTACAATTTGATAAGCTTCTCTTTTCATACCTAACCTGCAAGCACAATCAATCAAAATATTGTAACTAAAAATATTTGGACTAACCCCAGAATCTACCAGTTCATAGAGGAAATGGCAAGCTTCATTTAAATTGCCCAAGCGACAAAGCCCTTTGAGAATAGAAGCATAAACAAAATGATCATGAATTTTTGAGGGCCAAATGACATTATCCCAGAATTTCTTAGCCTCATCAATTTGGTCAGAACCGCATAATCCATCGATTATTATAGAGTATGTGTTACTGTTGGCAGCCACACCATCAGCTAACATTCTACAAAAAACCCTCATTGCCTCATCTGCTAACTGAAGTTTAAACAAGCCACGAAGAACAGCATTATACGTTACAACACCAGGACTAATGCCATTTTCGGGCATTACTTGATGAAATAGATTGAGAGCTTCTTGAGTTCTTCCAACACTTAACAAACCACCTATGATGGCAGTGAAGGTCACAGCATCAGGGGCACAAAATTTTCCAGTCGTCATATCATTTAGCATTTTTAAAGCTTCATCAATCCTTCCCATCTTGCAAAACCCATTAATAACTATGTTGAGAGTAATCACATCAGGCTGACACTCAGTTTGTAGCATAGAAACAAGCACATTTAAAAGCTCAGTAGCACTATTGAGCAGACAAAGTGCTCTCAAATATATATTGTAAATTCTAGTTCTATCCCCTCCTTCCTTCTTCAACATTGACTCTAAAACTTTCCTTGCCTTGCAGAGATCCATTTCTTGGCATAGAGCTTCCACTAGAGCCCTATAAGTATACTCGGATGGCAAGTAACCAAATTCAGTCCCTTCTTCAAACAACTGATAAGCCCTCATGCAACCTCTCTCCTTGCAAAGCCCATGTATAATAGAATTATATGACACTAAGCTCGGAGTAAACCCTCTCTTTCTCATTATATAAACAATTCTTGAAGCACCATGGTTTCTTCCAGCTCTACAAAGAGAATCAATCATATGCCCATAAGCAAACTCCTCGTTCACACTCTTCCCTTGAGGCATATCTTCTGCAATCTTAAAAACCTCATTAAAAAACCCTTCTCTGCATAAAGAATCAATGATATTTGAAAAAGCAGCACTATTGACTGAGTGATCCTCTTCATCCTTCATTGTCTCCCAAAGATCGCACATCAACTCCTTCCCATGTTCAACATCCCGCTTCCTCAAAACCCCACGAATCAAAACGCTATAAGTGAGCGAATTAGGTACAACCCCATGCTCACGCATTTCATCGAACAACATATATGCGGCATCCACTGCACTGACTCTACAATACCCACCAATCAAAGTGGTATAAGTAACGACATTTGAGGAATGCCCTCTACTGATCATATCAAACAACAACCTATGCGCTACATTCGGAAGCGAAACCTCGCAATACTGATAAATTAAACGGTTGTAATTAATAACAGAAGGCACAAACTCTGGCTTAACATCAAACAAACGATGCAAGGCATGCAACGTTAAATGTGGGGATTGAGAATCAAGCAATCGAGCAATGAGTACATTACAAGTCCGCTCATCAGGGACGCAGTGAGAAGAAATGAATAGGACAAAGCGGTGGTGGGCTTCGTCGAAGCGGTTAGCGTCACAAAGCGCATGAATAATGCTGCTGAGATTGAGGGAATCAGGGCGGTAGCCGCGGAGGCGGAGATGGTCGAGAAGGGCAAGTGCTTCATCGACTTGGCGGCATTGGGTGCAGAGATTGTGGATCTTTCTGGTCCAGTAAGAACTGTTGGTAATGTAGATGGGTTGTTCTTGGTCTTGGTCTTGGTGTAGTGGTTGGAGCTGTGGTAGGTCGTAAGTGGAGAGAAATGCGAGAGGAATAGAAATGGGTTTGAGAAGAATTGGACTCCTGAGATTGGTGAGGAGCATTGTTTAACTGCATGTTTCTGCCGAAAGAAGAAGGAGGAGGAACAAACGGATGGTAAACTAatattaatatgaattttaattaaatttaaagtcgattaaatattaaaaataaaaaattatcaattaaatctCCTAAAATTAAGATAAATAATCTTTGCCAAATCAAAACTAAAGAATGAAAATGGttgttttattaaaaattaaatgctTAATTTCATTGTGTactcattaaaaatttttaatttttacagTTTTccgttattaattaatataaaaaatataaaaaaataatatttttatatttccatataattaataaaattaaaaaattgaaattacaattataataataattaaaaatattatttttattgttttatgtgatttaattaaattatcaaaattaaaataacataataataaaaatataaaaaataaaattttatatttcatatataattaaaaataaaaaattaaaatgaaaaataattatggtaattaaaaataaaacaataatataataactaaaattaaaaattatatttataattaatttaattaaaatgaaaaaagtaaaaatataatttttatattttcatataattaattaaaattaaaaattatgaatacaattaatttcaattattaaagaaaaaataataatatattatttttatatttaattataattaaatagaattgaaaattataatcaataaaaatacaaaaatatattatttttatatttcttttttattaaatttaaaaaatataattaattaaatttaaaaatcataattaattaaatttaaaaaatattttatattttcatataataattaaaataaaagataaattattaaaattatttttaataatttaaatagcaCAAATGAACTTAAAGGCCATTTGAATTGTTTTcattatttaattgtaatattaaattaataatatatatatatatatatatattaataaaattattaaaattaaataaaattattaaaatttaaaaaaataaaattgacttaattttcttttaattatgaaaatattttttattaactcaTTTTATTAAATgctctaaatattaaaaaatataaaaaatattttttaaaaaaataaattagccttaatttaatataatcttttataaattttaattaatttaattttatatttttttaatttaaattttttattaattgaattcaatttaaaattaattgcGAGCTACACAatgcttttattttcctttgtgttcaatcaagcaattcctcaattattattatttaacaaAACAATTCCATCAATTATTAACTCCATGGATTTATGATTTCTGATGATCACGCGCACGCTAATCACATCCATCCTAGCATATACACTctcttttcaaataaatttttaaattatgtacTCTAATTTTAGTTTCTTAAATATACTtgcttttattataaaataaaattattttattataaaaaaattaaataatttatcacaattttataatttatttaatataatttttataaattaattttttttataaaactattaatttctaaaaattttattaacttaataaaataatattaatttacaaaaattatattatataaaaattacatTTGAATGTCTAAAATTACTTTTCTAATTAAAGGTGTCATTTTAAatactattaaaaaaaatatttaaaaaaaattattttaatatttttataattaaaatttattaaatttaaatttaaatattttttaatactttttatctaatatatctaaaaaaataatttttttaacagtAATTTTAATAGTAATGACAAACAATCCCTTAGTTTGAATCGCCAAAAATTTTCATGCTAtgttctttttaatttttcttaatttctttTAATAAACTATATACATAAAACCTGGTAATTTGCAAACTAGTTTTCACTTCTAAAAGgctcctaattaattaatttaatacaaagaaaaaaaaaatccataagcCCAACAgcaaatatatgtatataatctCACACTGGTCTCTATGAAAGTACACTGCAGATTGCAGAACAAATCAATACACCCAATTAATAAACTCTAAAACCCAAATTTAGTTAACTACTAATGATAATTAATCAGCGGTGGTGAGGGCAGAAAGTGACCAAATAGCTCCCACGAGTGCAGGTAGCAATGCTTGTAGGGTCATCGTAGGCATAGGAGTAAGCTTTGGGGCAAGCTGCCTTGAAAATCCTGGAATAAGCAGTTGGCTTGCAAGATTGAGGACTTCCAAAGCTCCCTGTGCAGCAATACCTTGGCGAATTGAAAGCAAAACAAGCACTCTTGCAAGCTACAACTCTTCTATTATCCTTGGACCTCACCTGTAACCCAACTGGACACATCAGATTCAGGTCACTAACACACCCTGCATAGCTGCATTTCCCTGACCCTTTATATGGGGTTATAGACATTGCAATATTGTAGCCATCTACGAGGCTAACATCGTAGAAATCTTGGTCATTTCCCAGGGTAATCTCTGCTAAGGTGGCTGGAGGGGTACCTCCTAGACCATTGCAGTGAAAGGCACCACCACAGTCTCCTGTGGCGCAGTGGCCACGGCCAGAGGCGTCAAATATGCAGCCATGGCGACCCCAGAAGCGGCCGGACCAGAGTGGTGGGAGTTTTAGAGAGTAGGCCTTGTTGGGTGAGAGCCTGAAGCCACCTCTAGCTAAGAGGGGCTTTCCTGCACTTGGTTGAATACCAGGCCACACTGGGTGGCTGCACTTGTTGTATAGTGTTATAGTAGCTGATGAGACTTCCACTGTTCAGAAAGAAACAGAGAAAAATGTTAAAGCATGTCAAGATTCAATATCAACCACCACAGAAAATGAAAACCCAGAAACATTTTAAGCACAAGAAATGAAAATCCttgttaaaaagaaagaaaagatgagaaaaaaaaGATGAAAACACCAGAATGCTATGCTAGTTTTAGATCTTGGCAATGACAAAAACTTAGTATATTATACCTGTAATGTGGGAGAAAATGAGGGTGGAGAGCAAGAGAATGAGCAGAGATCTAAGTATCATTGCCATGGCTAGGTAGCTGGGAAGTGAGAGAATAGTTAGTGGAGACCACAAAGTGTAGCAGAGGATAACAGAGAAGAAAgagtcctctctctctctcatatacacacacacacagagctttCAGAGGGCAGGGATTTTATAGAATAAAAGAAAGGGTTAGGGTAAATTTATAACCTGGCAAGTTTATTGCAATAGTGGCTGATTTTTTCAAAAAAGAGAAAGAATTTGGTGAAATTAGAAATGTGGTCCCATCTGAATCATTGGGTTGGTGAGTCTTTTCATGTGAAAGTCAATTTCACTCATGTTCTTCCCTTTTATAACATTATTAAGGGGTGAATTTAAAATAGCTCAATTTCACCtgtttttattgaaaatttttaatttaatcattttttattttttatttaaattaacttaaactttttaatttaaacctaatttaatttaaaaattaaaatttcatttatttcataaaaaataacttacatataaaaaatatttttcatgaaaaatattttttattatttgatttcaatgttaaattaataatatatatttatattatgtatatataagtatttttatatttaaataaaattattaaaatttaaaaaatatagaaaattattttctttaaaattgatTTAACTTTTTCTttaactaaaaaaatatttttcgttaactatttttttaagtactctaaaaactaaaaaatgtgaaaaatatctatgaaataaatgaaccctaataaaaaattaaaatgtttaatttttggatttaaatcataaataaagaaatttaacttaaaaaataaaaaattgagctttgaattttttatttaaattaaaaattaagaatttagctcacaaattttaatttttaacttaattaaacttaaatttaaatttctaagttaatttagataaaaaaatttaaaaataaattaaattaaactttctcAATGAATACatgcataaaattaaaaattttaccaATTTAGCAaatgtaatatttttttattataatgttaataaaaatatattatgctTTGTTCcttcatttataaaaatattttaaattttgagactattaagtgtAATATAActgtaaataaataaaaatgagataaagtataatattttttaattaggaatgtataataaataaatttgattTAAAAATAAACCGATCAAATTAAATAgactaaattatttataatataaaactaaattaaaattaattttaataaaaaaataaattaattcaaatttgATTTAGTTCAATATGATGATTCCATTTTGGTGAAAATTTAGAAGCATAATGCCATAATTAACCTTTCTCATTTTCTCAATTTTgcaatcaatttaaaaaattaaaatgaaataaaaatttccaaTTAAGAAAAAAACTCATTAATATTCAttataaaataaatcaaaattgattttaataaaaaaataaattatttcaaatttaatttgattcaattgatttaattttgagaaaaatctctaaattaaaagaaaaaaaaattgcaagaAGCCGAGACCCCAGCCAAGACCACCCAATTGTTGTAATCAATCAAATATCATCAATAATTGCGGTAGCTGCAACGGATAAACGGATAAATGATATGCTcttcaaaaaaaaatatattattttttaaaataatttaattttttaattaaaaaacatttttattaatttattttttaaataataaaaataaaaaaaatatatattttttatgaaacaaTATTTTCAACAAATAGAGAGCGAAAAAGTGCATTAattttgggaaagtgaagaagggCAAATTACAATATTATCAAAGATGAAAGAGGGAGATGAGTGGGGGAAAGCTTGCTATCCTCTGCATTCCACCTCCAACACCTTCCCATGCCTAACCCTATGGGTGGGATTCCTCTTCCTCAACCAAGTTGCTTCCATAGGATTTTTCCACTTAATTATTAAACATGCATTATAAAAGTTGTTATTTTATATTCCAAAATAAATTCCACattcaattttttaataataattgatttttttttttacttttaatataAATCAAACTCTAATATCATAAAATTGATGATTATTTTGATGACTTGTATACGATTCTATCAAAAATATGCCATTTGAATTGATTCTATTGATTAATTTTGatcataaaatcaaatgactaatgttaatttttctaaaaataatattCTAATATAAAATAGTATGTAATTtgcaaattaatttaaattatacaaaaaaaattatatgacaaTTTGATAAATATTAACTCATAATCTATAGTGATTCCATCTAAACTCactaaaaaataaaacttaaaataatTTCAACTAAAAATACTTTAAATTAGGGGTGTGCATTATTCGATTATAACCAAATAACTGAATTGAACCGATAAAATTATGTTATTTTGATAAGAGTAAATTGGATTCAGTTTGATTTTTGGTTAGTAATAataagaattttcagtttttaattttcaattcgaTTACctttgatttgaaaattgaagtaatcgaaataataaaattttaattaattaacatattaattataattttatcaatattgtattatttataattattattttatgattttatagtaatatttaacttataattattatcttattaatattaaattatatttattattttttataaataaaaaggaatagaaatatatttttatttatattttattaaataattaataatacaatatatatatatatatatttttttttttgttagttcGATTATAATCGATAAATGACTGAATATTTTCGATTTCGGTTAATTTCAGTTTTCTCTCAATTTTGATTCAGTTcagttaatatttttaaaattgattaataatttaattagttaaaaattCAGTTTAATTTAATTCGGTTAACCGAATGCTCAATCCTGATCCAAACTCACTTCACACTTTTTTATCACTTCTACAACCCTACCAACAAGTGGATTTTATCATATAATTGatgtttttcataatttttttatgggTGTGAACttgtaagataaaaaaaaatatatcgaACCTGTAATTAAAATTGAGTAAAATACATAATTAACTAGAGATATCAGCATACTTGACTGTAAAAACTTAAACTCTTTATATAATATCGAGTTTATAATTAAAATCGGATAGAGCCCGTTTAGAATAAGATTTAATATTTGAGgtaaaattagataaaatttttaaagtgaGATGAATCTGAATAAAGTGGAATAattatgtatttatattatattatagttCTATTATTAAGTATTTTAGGGTGTCACTGTAATAATGGTGCTTGCATTTAtgcatttaatatttcttttggctatAAATCATGTGTCCTCCATGGATACATGGAATGAGACGATATAAGCTTGAATGGAGAGAGAGTCAGAGGGAGAGCTGGAGAAGGAAGAAGGAGCTGAAATGGACAATTCGTTGAAGTAGGAAGATCAAAGGCATTACTTCACTCTTACCAAAATCAATTTGTACCGTACTGAATTTTATAAAAgtgtaattattaattttttaaatataataaaaaaataaaatataaaattaaatagttataatttttttttataaatttaaacaattaaataaaatgcaactaaaatAAAGATGATAAGTCTTATTCACTTATGAAAAATTTgagtaattaaaaaaattaaaaaataaagttttATATTCACATGTATcaaattttttaaatgaaaaattggaaaatcaattttttaaattttaactaaaatttgaaaaataattataagttGTTTTATACTATTTTcgaaaatcataatttttttataattaaaattatgctataactttttaatatctaaaattaaataattattttaaaaatatttatttataaactcaactcaacttaactaagcTTTTATTCTAAGAATTTAGAATCGACTATATGAattcactttctccactctaaacaattttgggttaaatctttaaaaatatgtaaaattaatatttatttataatggtaaaaaattaatcatattattataaaataaatatataacacattaaaaaatttaaaaataaaataaaaatttaaacataTTTTGCAgcgatttatttttttaattataaaacatataattattttttattttttccagTGATATTGTtgcttatttttcttaaaaaatgaaaattatatttaaaaaaatttatttaaaatttgaacttattttaaattcaattaaaatttattttaaactaaTTATCTAAATTTGTCACaaactcaattattattattattcaaaaatattcaaacctatttaatatacataaaaattattttttattaataatttatattttaaaaaattaatagttttataaaatatttagattcttttttatttaaaataaaaaatataaaattttataaatattattaaaaaaatatattttttatatttaattaaatatttatataaacatataaaaaatacacaatacataaaatttatatttattataaatattattttttaaatttaattatatataatttaaattttttattaaaatttaattaaataaaatatcagTAAAATCTGACATGTCTAAGACAATCCAAagtattattatttatatttattttgagCAGTTAAAAAGGCAGATGAAATGTGGACGTTCGCTAACGGACAGAAACACCGCGTGGAAAAAAGGCCAAAGCTGATGTGGAGCCCACCACCACTCAACTATATGCAACTTTCGTTTTTCTATGTATATTATATTATTTCTTTTTCTGAAAAGTTGGGGCCGTTTTTGAATTCAAAATGATTCTTGTAGAGTTTACTTGAAAGCAAAATTATTTCTTGGCTCCCACATTTCATGGAAATTTTACACATATCAACCGGAGGATTCTTTAAGTTtctgaaattttatattaaaattttatattaaattaaaattatattgaaattttaatttaattttaatttttagataaaCTCTAAATCGAATCGAAATCGTACACTCATATTATCAACCCAACTAACTTAGGGATTATAATTATTTTCGAACTCAATCCAACTTATCTCGATCTTGCTCCAACTTTAATATTGTACTGGATTGATAATGATCAAATTCAAAACTTTTACCAAATGGTTTAGATTTCTATATCTAAAGCATTTCTAATTAAGAaggaatttgatttaatttataaattgatcaaacttattattaataaaaagttataaatagattaatatttagtttgacttatatgttaaaaaaaattactcaaaataagttaaaaattaaaatacaagcACCTATTtgtgaataataataatatctaGAGACTAAGAGAGTACGctgatttaatttataaaaataagctTATAAGTATTAAtttaaacttataaatatttaaaattttaagcaaaTATATGTTTGGTTAAAATGCATATAAATGACTGATAAATAGTTAATGTATTTGATTAAAATTAGCTTATAAAAATCAGATTATAAGTTAATTTAGATttataagcatttaaaattttaaataattatatttttttattaaagtgTTTATGAATGACTGGTAAGCAATTAATATATTTAGTAAAATTAGCTTATAAACATATTTGTgattaaaaatgattaaaaatgatattaaatgtgatttatgataaaattttaaaaattaaattaggataatataataaaatatcctGTCAAACTAGTCTATAAGAGTATAActtataaatatcaaaataaaaagttGAGTCATcccacttaattttttttttaatttataaatataatttataaatttaaaaattattataaataaataggtCAGCCTATATTTAGGACTTATAAGTTAAGACAAATATCTTAAATAGTGATTCATATCAATAACATGTTGGATGAAGGGAGGATTCAAATTTCAGAgactaattaatataattatcaaaataaaaaataaaatagtaaaTAATGATGATATTCAAAGACTATATTTAATTCactgttattatttttttatccaaATAAAAGTAGGTGAGCCCAATAGCATGAAACGGATGCGTTTTGCCTTGGAGTTGATGCTATGGGATTTACATGTTGTATATGGGTTTGGGTTGACTCTATGGGTCGCCCAACTAAATTCTGTTTATGGGATCCATCCCATGCATGGTCTTTGCCCTGGGATTGGGcccatacaatttttttttacaagGCTTGGGATCATGCAACTGGTAAGTGTGCTATGAAGTATTGTAATTAGTTTTACACCATTATTTAGCTCAATAGTACGACGTCGTTTTTAATTTGCAACTTCAGTTAAAatctaattaataataataataattatacaaAAAATACATGAATTATAACATAAAATCTCCTTAGCCTTCTTTTGGGAGGAGGTTGATGGAAGGTTTTTCAGATTTAAAAATCCTGAATTtgagttaaaattttttaaaaactttAAAAAGTTACATTTTTCAATCCACCAATTTAAGAAGGTTCTTTTGAAACCTCTAAAaaccttgaaaaaaaaaatttgtcatTCCTCgtaaatactaaaaaattatgaaagtttgaaaatcatgaaaaatttattttaaatatttttactttataagatttatttatttatttattacaattggatttattgaaattcaaatttgaaGCTTCACGCTCTTAGAGACCATCCCAATAACACAAAATTAAAGCgaaaaatttataaaactttACTCTACCTCCTCCAAAACGAAAATTTCTTCAAAGTATTCACTATACTTTTCTCAAACTAAAGCTCAAGAGACCTTTTCAAATAAAGCCATATATAAGCGACATAAATATATTAtcaatctcaatttttttttattgcttaGCATTAAATAATTCATATAAAGTAGGGATTAATTCAAGGGTTAATTAGTTTGAAAagtgggtttttttttttcttagaagATGAAAAGTGGGTTTTGTGCTCTACATGCTTTTATTAATTAAAGTTCAAATTATGGAGACAaaccatgaagaaaataatttcattttttgtgAATTTGTTAATTATTCTAACATGAATGATTTACATTTGACTAAACTAAGTGGACTTAATATAATACATGATactg encodes:
- the LOC110669828 gene encoding pentatricopeptide repeat-containing protein At3g18020 — translated: MLLTNLRSPILLKPISIPLAFLSTYDLPQLQPLHQDQDQEQPIYITNSSYWTRKIHNLCTQCRQVDEALALLDHLRLRGYRPDSLNLSSIIHALCDANRFDEAHHRFVLFISSHCVPDERTCNVLIARLLDSQSPHLTLHALHRLFDVKPEFVPSVINYNRLIYQYCEVSLPNVAHRLLFDMISRGHSSNVVTYTTLIGGYCRVSAVDAAYMLFDEMREHGVVPNSLTYSVLIRGVLRKRDVEHGKELMCDLWETMKDEEDHSVNSAAFSNIIDSLCREGFFNEVFKIAEDMPQGKSVNEEFAYGHMIDSLCRAGRNHGASRIVYIMRKRGFTPSLVSYNSIIHGLCKERGCMRAYQLFEEGTEFGYLPSEYTYRALVEALCQEMDLCKARKVLESMLKKEGGDRTRIYNIYLRALCLLNSATELLNVLVSMLQTECQPDVITLNIVINGFCKMGRIDEALKMLNDMTTGKFCAPDAVTFTAIIGGLLSVGRTQEALNLFHQVMPENGISPGVVTYNAVLRGLFKLQLADEAMRVFCRMLADGVAANSNTYSIIIDGLCGSDQIDEAKKFWDNVIWPSKIHDHFVYASILKGLCRLGNLNEACHFLYELVDSGVSPNIFSYNILIDCACRLGMKREAYQIVKEMQKNGLAPDAVTWRILDKLHGIVKR
- the LOC110669815 gene encoding thaumatin-like protein; protein product: MREREDSFFSVILCYTLWSPLTILSLPSYLAMAMILRSLLILLLSTLIFSHITVEVSSATITLYNKCSHPVWPGIQPSAGKPLLARGGFRLSPNKAYSLKLPPLWSGRFWGRHGCIFDASGRGHCATGDCGGAFHCNGLGGTPPATLAEITLGNDQDFYDVSLVDGYNIAMSITPYKGSGKCSYAGCVSDLNLMCPVGLQVRSKDNRRVVACKSACFAFNSPRYCCTGSFGSPQSCKPTAYSRIFKAACPKAYSYAYDDPTSIATCTRGSYLVTFCPHHR